In the Glycine max cultivar Williams 82 chromosome 6, Glycine_max_v4.0, whole genome shotgun sequence genome, AAGtcataaaagtgaaaaaactaTCCCATGAGAGTTTATTTCTCAATAAAACTGGTAATGTTAATGTCTAGAATGAGCTAGAAAGACACCATATGTGCTTTTAAAGAAGTATATGCAGAAATATCATATACAGGGTCACTGTAGAGATCATTAAGCTAAAGACTTgatgttgaaacttgaaaccatttagaaaatacaatatcacACAATATTAAGAAAGAAGATATAAAAAGATGACGTATAATTTGCATTGATTAGCTCCCTTCTCcttattaaaagaaatagagaCAACATAATAATACACACCGCTCGCTCTTGTGCTCTCTGATGACGTCCTAATCTTGCTTTTCGTCTTTCTTCAGTTTCCCCTTCAACCTCCTGGAATTCAGATGACGGGGAACCTTTTGCAACACAAAGAATAAATGATTTGTCAACCACAAAACCACTTCACTGTAAtagaaattgataaatttaaaaaacttaccCCCAAACATCAGAGACAGGTCATCAAGAGATGTCATCACTGGAGATTTATTCACATTTGCTGAGGATCTAGATGGCACTCTTGGTGACACCTCAGGTTTCCCTTTGTTCTTCATTTGGTTATCATACATACGATCCTAAGTAACATATCGGccaaaaaaaaactgaatataGTTTCTCAGCATTGCGAAATCATTCAAGCtctcattatatattaataacatttaagATTTACCATAGTTGGAGTCCTTGACTTTGGCACACTGCTTGATCGAGAGCCCATGCTGAAAAAGGATTCAAGATCATCCACACCGTTTGCCTGATTCACTTTTGCAGCTGGAACTCTTTTACCATTGTTCATCCTAGCCGCCAAGTTTTGTTTAGTCTCAGCAGCTTTAACATTGGCCTTTCTACTACTAGCATTAGTCTGTGTCCCACCCATGGCAAAGTCCTCAAGCTCATCGATTGTTGATACACTCAGACTATTAACTGCATTAAAAACCACCCAATTCAGCCAATTACACATAACAAAAATGAGGCCATTCTTGTAATGAAGCTCAAGCATTTAGAACAACCTTTACTCATTGGCTTGGGTGGAGACTTCAATGATGGGGAACCTCCTTTTGTCCCTTTAGAATTATTCAACTTACTAATCTGCTCCAGCGCGTCCAGGAAAGATTCTGAAGACGGCGAGCTTGAAGCAGTTTCAAATATCAAAAACGGATCATCATGAGACGCCGCCGCTGCTGCAGCAGGTTTGTTTGGAGTAACACTTGGATTGTTCATCCCAACACTAAAGAATACAACAATTGGCACATTAAAAGACTAACATAAAAATAGAACAATTGATACCAACCAATTCAAAATATGCACGTATAGCGAGGTATTAAACTAATAATGCAAGCAAGTTTAGAAGGAATTAAAGACAGAGTTCGGTTACCCATTATTGGAAACACCAAAGCCAGGGATCAAATCATCAAAAGCGGGTGATTTTGCGTTTGGACTTTTAGCGTTTGTATTTAAGCCACCAATCTTATCAAGCAGATCATCAACACCGACACTCTTCCCATGTATTCCACCGAATATGTCATCCACATAAGATGACGTGGAAACTGGTGTGTTCGATCCGGCGAATATGGAATCGTAATCGAACGAAGCGCCGTTGGATTTGGCGTTTCCGCCAAAGATGTCGTCGAAACGCTGCGTTTTGTTGTCGGTGTTGCTGTTGCTGAAAACTCCGTAATCGAAATCGAAGGTGGAATTTTGGTGAGACGGGGATCCGTTAAGGGGGAATTTGGGATTGGGGCGTGTTTGGGAATCAGCGACATTCGGAGGTCGCTTTGCCCTTGCCATTGGAGCGGATTTTCCTTGCGGTTTGAGACCGAACTTTTCGGTCAAAACGCCGAACTCGTCCATTGCTGAATAATTTGAAGGAAACGGATCAATGCAGTGATGGAATTGGATTTGGTTTGGGGTGAGCTAAGAAGAGCTGAAACAAAATCGTTATGGTTTATTTTCTctgaaggaaggaaaaaaacgatggaagaatttaaaaaaaaaaattaaaaaaatgaaaggaaaaaaaaggttgtGGGAAAATTGTGAAGGGAGaatggaaaagaaagagagggaAGAAATGTAGGGAAATGGGATGTAAGGTTGAGGATGTCGGTTGGCTCCTTGTATTTCTGCGTCTGAGAGACTTCAATTCAATAATCGACAGTGATGACCAAAGCGCAATTCCACGCGCTTATTGCTCTCTCTGTCATTTTCTATCTTTTGCTTATTATTGCATTCTTAATGATGGGTCCACTTCTGTAAAgcacatgttaatttttttttattctaaaagcaGATGATATTTGGTTAAATTAATAGTATctctaattattttgaattttttaataaggtCTTTAAATGAAAAGGTTTATAATTGAGCCCttgatatgttaaaaaaatgagcATAGTTTTGTTTTGTATAGGTTAAAGGAGCATATACAGTTTTTAAACTATCATAAATTGcatttgaaaatttcaattaaaagtcTAGTATCGAACAAGTTGATCTTCTGACgtgatattatttaaatttaattagatatctcaaatttaaaaatatgtaactgtattcttgataaaaaaaaaaaagtctcaattataattttttaatttaaaaattctcaaattatccagaaaattacttattaattaaccctaatatttttttactcgaaacatttttttttaccggaacataaatattttttcggCAAATAGTTTTTTAgtcaaaaatactaaaatagttACAGTAAGACGAGATTAATTttctttgataattttttacatacaaaaattaaattctaaagcTTTAATTGAGTTAAAATAATGTCTTATGACAAATTTTCAAGCTTCATGGTTTGGAGTAAGTGAATCCTCAACTTTTTTTCGTAATCAAATCactaataaaatcttatttaagatAATAGAATTAAGTATTATTTATTGACATTGAGCagacaatttaaaattcaaatagtgaacgatgataaaaagaaaagtttaaatatgaaattatattttataatgtataatgattgattgatattataatcattggatgatatttttaaaagtattagatttataattaaatatatttatatttaaaaatgtaaaagcattttgtgtttttaataagtaaatttgattaaaaatatattataggaaaaaattaaattattttcatataatattattttaccatataactttttttatatattttatacgttgcatttttttcttctgaattaCATTATATGAAACTACTTTTCACAagtaaagatatattttaatttttcttcatgTACATAATATCAAAATCTAATTTATCAGAAAtcctcaaaataaaaatttaaatattattattaaatgaaaatatagaaaaatccgagtaatttaatttatagtgagatttcaaaaaaaaattaagagaaaaataattaaaaccaaaactatcAGCATTAGTACAACTGTACAGGGTTACAACACACTCAGCTTGCAATTACAATTCACAAGAGCAAGATATacatttgtttaaattaataagttttttttttttctttctcggGAATAAACAATTCGGtacttgtttttagttttagattCTGAAGTCTGAACGTTGAACACAACCGCGGCGTCACCTCTACCCAGCCAGCAGCCACCATCAAACCACCGCGAACCGAACCGCTTTTGGTCTGAACCGAACCTCCATACACAGAAATACAGtagtagaagataaaaaaaataggcttttgctTCTACGAACTTGAGCCATCGCCTTCATCACGTTAGGGTTTGCAGCCTCGCAATTTTGGAGCTTGCTTCAGGTGAATAATTTGCGACTCTTGCTTTGTCCACGCAATGATTAAGCTCTGTTCCCATAGaagtaaaatattttccaaatggGTGGTGTTTACGAAAATGCACAGCGCAAGCGAGGCGATGATTCAGGATGTTGGAGAAGCAAGTGAAAGAGTGTGCAAGGTTATGATGACGTGTCCTACCCTCGGACTTGACACTGCTCTTAATCAAACCGGTGTTAGAGTTTCCCCTGATTTAGTTGAGAACGTTCTCAAGAGGTTCGAGAATGCGGGCATGCCAGCATTTCGGTTCTTTGAGTGGGCAGAGAAGCAGAGAGGTTACTCACATAGCATTAGGGCATACCACTTGATGATTGAATCTTTGGCCAAGATTAGACAGTACCAGATCGTGTGGGACCTTGTTAGTGCAATGAGGAAAAAGGGTATGCTAAATGTTGAAACTTTTTGCATCATGATGAGAAAGTATGCTAGGGCTAACAAGGTTGATGAGGCTGTTTACACCTTTAATGTTATGGATAAGTATGACGTGGTTCCGAATCTTGCTGCATTTAATGGTTTGCTGAGTGCTTTGTGCAAGTCCAACAATGTAAGGAAGGCTCAGGAGATTTTTGATGCTATGAAGGGTCAGTTTGTGCCGGACGAAAAAAGTTACAGCATTTTGCTTGAGGGGTGGGGAAAGGCTCCCAATCTTCCCCGGGCTAGGGAGGTTTTTAGAGAGATGGTTGAGGCGGGGTGCGACCCTGATGTCGTTACTTATGGTATCATGGTTGATGTTCTTTGCAAAGCGGGGAGGGTTGATGAAGCTGTTGAGGTTGTGAAGGAAATGGATGTGGGCAATTGCAGGCCAACGTCGTTCATTTATAGTGTCTTGGTTCATACTTATGGAGTGGAGCACCGGATTGAAGATGCTATTGATACGTTCCTTGAGATGGCGAAGAAGGGAATCAAGGCTGATGTTGTGGCATATAATGCCTTGATTGGTGCATTTTGTAAagtaaataagtttaaaaatgtGCATAGGGTCTTGAAGGAGATGGAGAGCAATGGTGTCGCTCCTAATTCAAGGACCTGCAATGTTATTATAAGCAGTATGATTGGCCAAGGACAGACTGATAGAGCTTTCCGAGTCTTCTGCCGGATGATCAAGTTGTGTGAACCGGATGCTGACACATATACAATGATGATTAAAATGTTCTGTGAGAAAAATGAACTGGAGATGGCTCTGAAAATATGGAAGTATATGAAATCAAAACAGTTTGTTCCAAGCATGCACACCTTTTCTGCCCTTATCAAGGGGTTGTGTGAAAAGGACAATGCTGCAAAGGCTTGTGTTGTGATGGAAGAGATGATAGAGAAGGGAATTCGACCATCACGTATTACATTTGGGAGGTTAAGACAGTTGCTTATAAAGGAAGGGAGAGAGGATGTGCTCAAATTTCTTCACGAGAAAATGAATCTTCTCGTCAAGGAGCCTTTATATGATTAAAAAGCATGGAATACAACGGGCAACTAGAAACATATAACAAGCTTTGAATACTGATTTTGTTGTCAAAACAGTTTTGTGGCCACAGTTTTATATATTCGGGATCTGCCtattttgtaatataaaaatcaGAGCATTTACTCACTGGTAAactttttcatttacttttcacaCTGACTTctgttatttcatttttatgttgcTCCTTTTGTTAAGATTTTCCTTTTGCTTTAAAACTTACAAGTTTTTTGTTATAATCCTCTGATGATGATGCTACTGCCACGTCCTTCCTAAATATCAAATGCATTGATGATCAAACGTTATATCGCAGGTTATTGCTGATGAGATTATGAGACCATTATCCAGTGCCATGATGATGTGTAGAAtgtgtttagttgttttgtggTACATGTTACAGGAAAAAGTTCCTCTAAAGTGAGAATATCTATAAATAAGCAGGGGAGCATTCACCCTCGAATTTTAGTGATTTAAGATTTGATGCTTCATGATTATTGAAGTTCTATTGGAAATGAGTGGTAGTAAAAAGGAAATTGTTTTGGATTTTGTCCTTGGTGTAGTGAAAACTATCCTGATTAtcttttagtgaagaaaaatcTAACAGCACTGGCTCTGTCTATAACAACTAGGAACTGCTTATCAACCTCTGATAAATATCAGTGATGTCAACTGTTATGCTTCCCCCTGGTAAAGCT is a window encoding:
- the LOC100792918 gene encoding auxilin-related protein 1, producing the protein MDEFGVLTEKFGLKPQGKSAPMARAKRPPNVADSQTRPNPKFPLNGSPSHQNSTFDFDYGVFSNSNTDNKTQRFDDIFGGNAKSNGASFDYDSIFAGSNTPVSTSSYVDDIFGGIHGKSVGVDDLLDKIGGLNTNAKSPNAKSPAFDDLIPGFGVSNNGVGMNNPSVTPNKPAAAAAASHDDPFLIFETASSSPSSESFLDALEQISKLNNSKGTKGGSPSLKSPPKPMSKVNSLSVSTIDELEDFAMGGTQTNASSRKANVKAAETKQNLAARMNNGKRVPAAKVNQANGVDDLESFFSMGSRSSSVPKSRTPTMDRMYDNQMKNKGKPEVSPRVPSRSSANVNKSPVMTSLDDLSLMFGGSPSSEFQEVEGETEERRKARLGRHQRAQERALKAVNDMNQRDLQTKMEQEERRKIADTADVQIKRWAAGKEGNMRALLSTLQYVLWPECGWQPVSLTDMITSSAVKKSV
- the LOC100790096 gene encoding pentatricopeptide repeat-containing protein At1g77360, mitochondrial, encoding MIKLCSHRSKIFSKWVVFTKMHSASEAMIQDVGEASERVCKVMMTCPTLGLDTALNQTGVRVSPDLVENVLKRFENAGMPAFRFFEWAEKQRGYSHSIRAYHLMIESLAKIRQYQIVWDLVSAMRKKGMLNVETFCIMMRKYARANKVDEAVYTFNVMDKYDVVPNLAAFNGLLSALCKSNNVRKAQEIFDAMKGQFVPDEKSYSILLEGWGKAPNLPRAREVFREMVEAGCDPDVVTYGIMVDVLCKAGRVDEAVEVVKEMDVGNCRPTSFIYSVLVHTYGVEHRIEDAIDTFLEMAKKGIKADVVAYNALIGAFCKVNKFKNVHRVLKEMESNGVAPNSRTCNVIISSMIGQGQTDRAFRVFCRMIKLCEPDADTYTMMIKMFCEKNELEMALKIWKYMKSKQFVPSMHTFSALIKGLCEKDNAAKACVVMEEMIEKGIRPSRITFGRLRQLLIKEGREDVLKFLHEKMNLLVKEPLYD